One genomic region from Arthrobacter pigmenti encodes:
- a CDS encoding DUF1259 domain-containing protein: protein MVTIETREMKWVAVSLASSMVLLTGCTVSQDAGPAATASSGVHSEQANQPDAAAAPPEMTTETDWEAVADTLESEGKLSGETVYRVTFPRRDLNVISEGVAIEPGLALGSYAAFSRYPDGTTMVMGDLVVTEDELPKVTDALQRNGLGQTAVHKHLLEHSPAVWWVHFHGTNEDAAQLATGVRAALDETGTPPAKPAAAAPGMDLDTAGIDAALGTEGRNDGGIYKFSFARADEVTMDDRVLEPAMGVTTAINFQPTGGGKAAINGDFAMTQEEVQPVIQALRAGGIEIVELHNHALEDEPRLFYLHFWANDDAVQLAQALSEAVKAHNVKPAD, encoded by the coding sequence CAGTAAGCCAAGACGCAGGGCCAGCGGCGACTGCCAGCAGCGGCGTTCACTCCGAACAAGCAAATCAGCCCGACGCCGCCGCAGCGCCCCCGGAAATGACGACCGAGACGGATTGGGAAGCCGTCGCCGACACACTCGAGTCTGAAGGAAAGCTATCCGGTGAGACGGTCTACCGCGTCACTTTTCCCCGGCGCGACCTCAACGTGATATCCGAGGGTGTGGCGATCGAGCCCGGGCTGGCGCTTGGGTCGTACGCGGCGTTCAGCCGCTACCCTGATGGGACCACGATGGTGATGGGCGACCTGGTGGTCACCGAGGACGAATTGCCGAAGGTGACCGATGCACTGCAACGCAACGGGCTGGGTCAAACAGCGGTGCATAAGCACCTGCTGGAGCACAGCCCAGCAGTGTGGTGGGTACACTTCCACGGCACCAACGAGGACGCTGCACAGTTGGCCACCGGCGTGCGTGCTGCTTTGGATGAGACCGGCACGCCGCCCGCGAAACCGGCGGCGGCGGCACCTGGAATGGACCTCGACACGGCCGGAATCGATGCAGCCTTGGGCACCGAGGGGCGCAACGATGGCGGCATTTACAAGTTCTCCTTCGCCCGCGCCGATGAAGTGACGATGGACGACCGGGTGCTGGAACCGGCGATGGGCGTCACCACCGCCATCAACTTCCAGCCCACCGGCGGAGGCAAGGCAGCGATCAACGGTGACTTCGCGATGACCCAGGAAGAAGTCCAGCCGGTCATCCAGGCATTGCGCGCCGGAGGGATCGAAATCGTTGAGCTGCACAACCACGCCCTGGAAGACGAACCACGGTTGTTCTACCTGCACTTCTGGGCCAACGATGACGCCGTCCAGCTCGCGCAAGCGCTCAGCGAAGCGGTCAAAGCCCACAACGTCAAGCCGGCCGACTGA
- a CDS encoding DUF378 domain-containing protein, giving the protein MKPRNALDWIAFVLLLVGAFSWGAFVTDVNILDRALEPIADPLDDVAFVLIAVAGLYWIIRVLGAGPKEPDR; this is encoded by the coding sequence ATGAAACCGCGCAACGCATTGGACTGGATTGCTTTCGTGCTCTTACTGGTGGGCGCGTTCTCCTGGGGTGCGTTCGTCACCGACGTCAACATCCTCGACCGTGCCCTTGAACCCATCGCCGATCCACTGGATGACGTAGCGTTCGTGCTGATCGCTGTCGCCGGTCTTTACTGGATCATCCGAGTCCTCGGCGCGGGCCCGAAAGAGCCCGACCGCTAA
- a CDS encoding ABC transporter permease, protein MVELADLVPTLLGVGLLMALTVATLSVFGAPHGVAPMLAILRGATQLAAISLILSGVITSPAWVTLALLVMFAVAAMTAAHRIGWSWSRLALVGGSMAAGITVTLVIIFITGSIALTPRYALAIGGIVIGNSMMIAVLAGRRFSELLNERWEQVEGWLALGASPRRATLDLARVAVYSALIPSTDQTKTTGLVALPGAFVGAIFGGISPLEAGRFQVVVLAAILAAGSITAVMVIGMLAPVRVRPAPPR, encoded by the coding sequence ATGGTTGAGCTTGCTGACCTGGTTCCCACTCTGCTTGGTGTGGGGCTGTTAATGGCGTTGACGGTAGCGACTCTATCGGTTTTTGGTGCACCACACGGGGTCGCGCCGATGCTGGCTATCCTCCGCGGGGCGACGCAGCTTGCCGCGATTAGCTTGATTTTGAGCGGAGTGATCACTAGCCCGGCTTGGGTCACTCTTGCCCTGTTGGTCATGTTTGCTGTCGCGGCAATGACTGCAGCACATCGTATCGGCTGGAGCTGGAGCCGTCTCGCGCTGGTCGGCGGCTCCATGGCTGCGGGTATTACAGTAACCCTCGTCATTATTTTCATCACCGGTTCGATCGCCCTTACTCCCCGTTATGCGCTGGCTATCGGCGGCATAGTGATCGGCAACTCGATGATGATCGCGGTCTTGGCCGGTCGACGGTTCAGTGAGTTGCTGAATGAGCGATGGGAACAGGTCGAGGGCTGGCTCGCCCTTGGTGCTTCGCCGCGGCGAGCAACTCTGGATCTCGCGCGCGTCGCTGTTTATTCCGCTCTGATCCCCTCGACTGATCAGACCAAGACCACCGGTTTGGTCGCATTGCCGGGAGCCTTCGTCGGCGCCATCTTCGGAGGCATTTCTCCGTTAGAGGCGGGGCGTTTCCAGGTCGTTGTGCTTGCAGCGATCTTGGCTGCCGGTTCAATCACCGCAGTCATGGTCATCGGCATGCTTGCACCTGTGCGTGTGCGGCCAGCCCCGCCCAGGTGA
- a CDS encoding recombinase family protein, with protein sequence MRVGYGRVSTRDQHPEAQHDALTAAGCEQIFLDMASGKLARRPELDKALLSANRAGDQLVVTKLDRLGRSLENLIDLSKTLQERGVDLVVLDQGIDTSTAIGRMFFQILGSIAEFEHALMSERTRDGLAAARARGRTGGQKPKLGPRQVKLAREMYEEKGPDGKRTHTVEHIAQEFGVTRPTIYRHLAKP encoded by the coding sequence ATGCGAGTCGGATACGGACGGGTCTCCACCCGCGATCAGCACCCCGAAGCCCAGCACGACGCCCTGACTGCGGCCGGCTGCGAGCAGATCTTCCTCGACATGGCCTCAGGGAAACTGGCACGCAGGCCTGAACTGGACAAGGCACTGCTCTCGGCCAACAGGGCGGGTGATCAGCTTGTCGTCACCAAGCTAGACCGGCTCGGCCGGTCGCTGGAGAACCTCATCGACCTGTCCAAGACGCTGCAGGAACGCGGTGTGGACTTGGTCGTTCTGGATCAGGGCATCGATACCTCCACAGCCATCGGTCGGATGTTCTTCCAGATCCTCGGCTCGATCGCCGAGTTCGAACACGCCCTCATGTCCGAACGGACCCGTGACGGGCTGGCCGCGGCCCGTGCGCGGGGCCGGACCGGCGGGCAGAAGCCAAAACTCGGTCCGCGCCAGGTCAAGCTGGCCCGCGAAATGTATGAAGAGAAGGGCCCAGATGGGAAGCGGACCCACACGGTAGAGCACATTGCCCAGGAATTCGGTGTCACCCGGCCCACCATCTACCGGCATCTGGCGAAACCATGA
- a CDS encoding Tn3 family transposase, whose protein sequence is MALRSLLTVAERGQILAMPTGPEDLEAHYTPSDGDMSLIRQRRGDANRLGFAIQLCLLRHPGIALAEDTEVAPELVSWMASRLAVSIDAWDEYGTREETRQEHGREIRAYLGISAFGIADFRRLVEHVSDVAAHTDKGLLLVESAMDFLQAQKIALPGIGIIERACAQALTRANRRIYATLGEQLSVGHRQRLDGLLRRRPDRSVTEIGWLRQAPLRPNARAMNEHIDRLTTWRALELPWAAGRLVHRNRLLKLAREGASMTAADLAKFEPARRYATLFAMATESMATVTDEIIDLHDRIIGRLIRTAQNKQNQATLASRSTVAAMMRMHSRLGDALFEAKENGEDPFAAIETAIGWESLATSIAHAKELTRPGLEDHLALVSTHFTTLRRYTPAFLAVLDLHAAPAAQDLLAAINVIRSLNSTGARRLPDDAPTSFIRPRWKPLVFTDTGLDRGFYEFCALTELKNALRSGDMWVTGSRQFRDFDDYLLASVDYTGMKTTGKLPLVTTDGNTRYLDDRLALLQERLKEVNDLASRDELPGVLITGKGVKITPLETIVPQHAQPLIDQASAMFPRIRITDLLMEVDTWTGFTRHFTNLKSGQPSKDKQLLLTAILADGINLGLTKMSESCTGVSYAQLDRHQASYIRDETYSAALAELVNTQHVHPFATHWGDGTTSSSDGQRFRAGSKAESTGHVNPKYGAEPGRLIYTHVSDQYSPFHSKLINVGDRDATYVLDGLLYHESDLAIQEHYTDTAGFTDHLFALMHLLGYRFAPRIRNIGDTRLYTPTNGPGHATLAPLIGGSLNTKTIAAHWDEILRLAASIKTGTVTASLMMRKLGAYPRQNGLATALRELGRLERTLFLLDWLQNPGLRRKVTAGLNKGEARNTLARAVFFNRLGEIRDRSFEQQRYRASGLNLLTAAIVLWNTVYLDRTITTLNKDENATDPELLRFLSPLGWEHINLTGDYTWPRANQIKPGKYRPLRRPAKP, encoded by the coding sequence GTGGCCTTGCGTTCCTTGCTCACGGTGGCCGAGCGCGGCCAGATCCTGGCAATGCCCACCGGGCCGGAGGACCTTGAAGCCCACTACACCCCCAGCGATGGGGATATGTCGCTGATTAGGCAACGCCGTGGGGACGCGAACAGGTTGGGCTTTGCCATCCAACTGTGCCTGCTGCGCCACCCGGGAATCGCGCTGGCCGAGGACACTGAGGTGGCTCCTGAGCTGGTTTCATGGATGGCCTCCCGTCTGGCCGTTTCCATTGATGCGTGGGACGAGTACGGAACACGTGAGGAAACGCGGCAGGAGCACGGACGTGAGATCCGCGCGTATCTGGGCATATCTGCGTTCGGCATCGCGGACTTCCGCCGGCTCGTGGAGCACGTCAGTGATGTGGCCGCGCACACGGACAAGGGCCTGCTCCTGGTCGAAAGCGCCATGGACTTCCTACAGGCACAGAAGATCGCGTTGCCCGGGATCGGGATTATTGAAAGGGCCTGTGCACAGGCGCTGACCAGGGCGAATCGGCGAATCTATGCCACCTTGGGTGAGCAACTGTCCGTGGGCCACCGGCAACGGCTCGACGGGCTGCTGCGCCGCCGCCCCGATCGTTCCGTGACGGAAATCGGCTGGCTGCGGCAGGCGCCGCTGCGACCGAACGCGCGGGCGATGAATGAGCACATCGACCGGCTCACTACCTGGCGTGCGCTGGAACTGCCCTGGGCGGCGGGCCGGCTGGTGCACCGGAACAGGCTGTTGAAGCTTGCCCGTGAAGGTGCCTCCATGACCGCGGCCGATCTGGCCAAATTTGAACCCGCACGCCGGTACGCGACCCTCTTCGCCATGGCCACCGAAAGCATGGCAACCGTCACCGACGAAATCATCGATCTGCACGACCGGATCATTGGCCGGCTCATCCGGACCGCGCAGAACAAGCAAAACCAGGCCACCCTGGCGTCCCGTTCCACCGTCGCCGCCATGATGCGCATGCACTCCAGGCTCGGTGATGCCCTCTTTGAGGCCAAGGAAAACGGCGAAGATCCCTTCGCCGCGATCGAAACGGCCATCGGCTGGGAATCCCTGGCGACAAGCATCGCCCACGCCAAGGAACTGACCCGGCCAGGCCTTGAAGACCACTTGGCTCTCGTCAGCACCCACTTCACCACCCTGCGCCGCTACACGCCGGCGTTTCTTGCCGTCCTTGACCTCCACGCAGCGCCCGCAGCACAGGACCTGCTGGCCGCGATCAATGTCATCCGATCCCTGAACAGCACCGGCGCCAGGAGGCTCCCGGACGATGCACCCACCTCGTTCATCCGGCCCCGATGGAAACCACTGGTCTTCACCGACACCGGCCTGGACCGGGGCTTCTACGAGTTCTGCGCCCTCACGGAACTAAAGAACGCGCTGCGCTCCGGAGACATGTGGGTCACCGGATCCCGCCAGTTCCGCGACTTCGATGACTACCTTCTCGCCAGCGTTGACTACACCGGCATGAAAACCACCGGGAAACTGCCCCTGGTCACGACCGACGGAAATACCCGATACCTCGACGACCGGCTGGCCCTCCTTCAGGAACGACTGAAGGAAGTCAACGACCTGGCGTCCCGCGATGAACTCCCCGGGGTGCTGATCACCGGCAAGGGCGTGAAAATCACCCCGCTGGAGACGATCGTTCCCCAACACGCCCAGCCCCTGATCGACCAGGCAAGCGCCATGTTCCCACGCATCCGGATCACCGACCTGCTGATGGAAGTCGATACCTGGACCGGATTCACCCGCCACTTCACCAACCTCAAATCCGGCCAGCCGTCCAAGGACAAACAACTTCTCCTCACCGCTATCCTGGCCGACGGAATCAACCTGGGCCTGACGAAAATGTCCGAGTCCTGCACCGGCGTCAGCTATGCCCAGCTGGACCGCCACCAAGCCTCGTACATTCGTGACGAAACATATAGTGCCGCCCTGGCGGAGCTGGTGAACACCCAGCACGTCCACCCCTTCGCCACGCACTGGGGTGATGGCACCACCTCGTCCTCGGACGGGCAGCGGTTCCGTGCCGGCAGCAAAGCCGAATCCACCGGGCACGTGAACCCCAAATACGGTGCCGAGCCCGGACGGCTGATCTACACGCATGTCTCGGACCAGTACTCGCCCTTCCACAGCAAGCTCATCAACGTCGGGGACCGCGACGCGACCTATGTCCTGGACGGGCTGCTGTACCACGAGTCTGACCTCGCGATTCAGGAGCATTACACGGATACGGCCGGATTCACCGATCATCTCTTCGCTCTCATGCACCTGCTCGGATACCGGTTCGCACCCCGGATCCGCAACATCGGCGATACCCGCCTCTACACACCCACCAACGGTCCGGGCCATGCCACGTTGGCGCCGCTGATCGGCGGGAGCCTCAACACCAAAACGATAGCCGCGCACTGGGATGAAATCCTCCGCCTCGCCGCGTCCATCAAGACCGGCACCGTGACCGCGTCCCTGATGATGCGAAAACTCGGCGCCTACCCGCGCCAAAACGGGCTCGCCACCGCTCTGCGAGAACTGGGCAGACTGGAACGGACCCTCTTTCTGCTGGACTGGCTCCAAAACCCCGGCCTGCGCCGCAAAGTCACCGCCGGCCTGAACAAGGGCGAAGCCCGGAACACCCTAGCCCGGGCCGTCTTCTTCAACCGGCTCGGCGAAATCCGCGACCGGTCCTTCGAGCAGCAGCGCTACCGCGCCAGCGGGCTGAACCTCCTCACGGCCGCCATCGTGCTATGGAACACGGTCTACCTCGACCGCACCATCACCACCCTCAACAAGGACGAGAACGCCACAGACCCTGAGCTACTGCGGTTCCTCTCACCCCTGGGATGGGAACACATCAACCTGACCGGCGACTACACCTGGCCCCGCGCCAACCAGATCAAACCCGGCAAATACAGGCCGCTACGGCGCCCGGCAAAACCTTAG
- a CDS encoding heavy metal translocating P-type ATPase has protein sequence MKHPSNDQPASVEADHHVHGNTSTTSRTAPGADKQGGHDAHADHEVHSHGEHAGHSTAMFRNKFWISLILAIPVVLFSHMFAMIVGYTLPEFPGSLWISPILGTVIFIYGGAPFLKGGIAELKSRQPGMMLLIAMAISVAFIASWITTLGIGSFNLDFWWELALLVVIMLLGHWMEMRALGSAAGALDALAALLPDEAEKVTGDGTESVPVSTLATGDIVLIRSGARVPADGTIIDGAAEFDESMITGESRTVSRGTGEAVVAGTVATDNAVRVKVTAVGSDTTLAGIQRLVAEAQASSSRAQALADRAAALLFYFALIAGILTFGAWLLLGSPDDAVIRTVTVLVIACPHALGLAIPLVIAISTERAAKAGVLIKNRMALERMRTIDVVLFDKTGTLTEGRPAVTAVTSAGGVSEAELLALAAAAEADSEHPVARAIVKAAAENRDAGALGYRGSGFSSMTGRGIQAIVNGSAVIVGGPNMLKHLDQQTPTEMSATVTEWVGRGASVLHVVRDGTVVGALRLEDRVREESRAAVKALQGRGVKVAMITGDARQVAEAVGAELGIDEVFADVLPQDKDSKVAELQSRGLKVAMVGDGVNDAPALARSEVGIAIGAGTDVAMESAGVVLAGNDPRSVLALIDLSRASYRKMIQNLIWATGYNVLAVPLAAGVLAFAGIVLSPAAGAVLMSVSTIVVALNAQLLRRMNLDPNRITTSTAQ, from the coding sequence ATGAAACATCCCTCGAATGACCAACCGGCATCCGTCGAAGCGGATCACCACGTCCATGGCAATACCAGCACGACAAGCCGGACAGCTCCCGGCGCAGACAAGCAGGGTGGGCATGACGCGCACGCCGATCATGAAGTGCATAGCCACGGTGAACACGCAGGGCACTCAACGGCAATGTTCAGGAACAAGTTCTGGATCAGCCTGATACTGGCCATCCCTGTCGTCCTGTTCAGCCACATGTTCGCCATGATTGTCGGCTACACCCTGCCCGAGTTCCCCGGCTCACTGTGGATCTCACCGATCCTCGGCACTGTCATCTTCATCTACGGCGGTGCACCCTTCCTCAAAGGCGGCATCGCGGAACTGAAATCCCGTCAGCCAGGAATGATGCTCCTGATCGCGATGGCAATCAGCGTGGCCTTCATCGCCTCCTGGATCACCACCCTTGGGATCGGCAGCTTCAACCTCGACTTTTGGTGGGAACTCGCGCTGCTGGTGGTGATCATGCTGCTGGGTCACTGGATGGAGATGCGCGCCCTCGGCTCGGCCGCCGGCGCCCTGGACGCCCTGGCCGCTCTGCTGCCGGATGAAGCGGAGAAAGTTACCGGGGACGGAACCGAATCCGTCCCCGTGAGCACCCTCGCTACCGGTGATATTGTGCTCATCCGCTCCGGCGCCCGGGTGCCGGCAGACGGCACCATCATCGACGGTGCGGCCGAATTCGATGAATCCATGATCACCGGCGAATCCCGCACGGTCTCCCGCGGAACCGGCGAGGCGGTGGTTGCTGGAACGGTAGCAACCGATAACGCGGTACGGGTGAAGGTCACGGCAGTCGGATCGGATACCACGCTGGCAGGCATCCAGCGATTGGTTGCGGAAGCGCAGGCATCATCATCCAGGGCGCAGGCCCTTGCTGATCGAGCCGCAGCACTGCTCTTCTACTTCGCGCTCATCGCGGGCATTCTCACCTTCGGAGCATGGCTTCTGCTCGGCAGCCCGGATGACGCCGTCATCCGTACCGTCACGGTCCTGGTCATAGCGTGCCCCCACGCACTGGGCCTTGCAATTCCATTGGTCATTGCCATTTCCACGGAGCGGGCGGCGAAAGCCGGTGTGCTGATCAAGAACCGGATGGCTTTGGAGCGGATGCGCACCATCGACGTCGTGCTGTTCGACAAGACCGGCACCCTCACCGAAGGACGCCCGGCCGTCACCGCCGTCACCTCAGCGGGAGGCGTCAGCGAGGCGGAGCTTTTGGCCCTCGCGGCAGCAGCAGAAGCGGACAGCGAACACCCTGTTGCCAGGGCGATCGTCAAGGCTGCGGCCGAGAACCGGGATGCGGGAGCGCTCGGATACCGGGGGAGCGGGTTCTCCTCAATGACCGGACGCGGCATACAGGCAATCGTGAACGGTTCTGCGGTGATTGTCGGTGGCCCCAACATGCTCAAGCACCTTGACCAACAGACGCCCACGGAGATGAGCGCCACGGTCACCGAATGGGTGGGCAGGGGAGCATCCGTTCTGCATGTCGTGCGCGATGGGACCGTCGTCGGGGCGCTCCGCCTTGAGGATCGTGTCCGTGAGGAGTCCCGGGCAGCGGTCAAAGCGCTGCAGGGCCGGGGCGTGAAGGTTGCGATGATCACCGGAGACGCGCGCCAGGTCGCCGAAGCCGTCGGTGCGGAGCTCGGTATTGACGAAGTCTTCGCTGACGTCCTGCCGCAGGACAAGGACTCGAAGGTCGCTGAACTGCAGTCCCGCGGACTCAAGGTAGCAATGGTGGGCGACGGCGTGAACGACGCCCCGGCGCTGGCCCGCTCGGAGGTGGGAATCGCCATCGGTGCGGGCACCGACGTCGCTATGGAATCGGCCGGCGTCGTGCTGGCAGGAAATGACCCGCGGTCAGTCCTTGCGCTGATCGACCTGTCCAGGGCCAGCTACCGGAAGATGATCCAGAACCTCATCTGGGCGACGGGCTACAACGTCCTGGCCGTCCCACTGGCGGCCGGGGTGCTTGCTTTCGCAGGTATCGTTCTATCACCTGCGGCGGGCGCAGTTCTCATGAGCGTGTCGACGATCGTAGTGGCGCTGAACGCGCAACTGCTCCGAAGGATGAACCTCGACCCGAATCGCATCACCACTTCGACAGCGCAGTAA